A stretch of Castanea sativa cultivar Marrone di Chiusa Pesio chromosome 2, ASM4071231v1 DNA encodes these proteins:
- the LOC142625673 gene encoding germin-like protein subfamily 1 member 7, whose protein sequence is MKKVVSYFVTVALLALASSLASAYDPSPLQDFCVAINNTNSAVFVNGKFCKDPTLVTANDFFFSGLNIPGNTATNKVGSSVNLVNVDKLPGLNTLGISLARLDFAPYGLNPPHTHPRGTELLVVIEGTLLVGFVTSNPNKLFTKVLNKGDVFVFPIGLIHFQFNVGQTNAVAFAGLSSQNPGLITIANAVFGSNPPINPDVLAKAFQLDKNVVEYLQKQF, encoded by the exons ATGAAGAAAGTTGTTTCTTACTTTGTAACTGTGGCCCTTTTGGCTTTGGCATCCTCCCTTGCTTCTGCCTATGACCCTAGTCCTTTGCAAGACTTTTGTGTTGCAATTAACAACACCAATTCTGCTG TTTTTGTGAATGGGAAATTTTGCAAGGACCCAACACTTGTCACAGCCaatgattttttcttctccGGACTCAATATTCCTGGAAACACAGCTACAAATAAAGTCGGATCAAGTGTCAATCTTGTGAACGTCGATAAATTACCAGGTCTCAACACTCTAGGCATATCTTTGGCTCGCCTTGACTTTGCACCATATGGTTTGAATCCACCTCACACTCACCCTCGCGGAACTGAGCTTTTGGTTGTCATAGAGGGTACTCTCTTAGTTGGATTTGTCACATCCAATCCAAACAAACTCTTCACCAAAGTTCTGAACAAGGGAGACGTCTTTGTATTCCCTATTGGTCTCATTCACTTCCAATTCAACGTAGGGCAGACCAATGCTGTTGCCTTTGCTGGTCTTAGCAGTCAGAATCCTGGGTTGATCACCATAGCAAACGCAGTCTTTGGATCTAATCCTCCAATCAATCCTGATGTTCTTGCCAAGGCCTTCCAGTTGGACAAGAATGTTGTTGAATATCTTCAGAAACAATTCTAG
- the LOC142625637 gene encoding germin-like protein subfamily 1 member 7, which produces MKKVVSYLVTVALLALASSLASAYDPSPLQDFCVAINNTNSAVFVNGKFCKDPTLVTANDFFFSGLNIPGNTATNKVGSSVNLVNVDKLPGLNTLGISLARLDFAPYGLNPPHTHPRGTELLVVIEGTLLVGFVTSNPNKLFTKVLNKGDVFVFPIGLIHFQFNIGQTNAVAFAGLSSQNPGLITIANAVFGSNPPINPDVLAKAFQLDKNVVEYLQKQF; this is translated from the exons ATGAAGAAAGTTGTTTCTTACCTTGTAACTGTGGCCCTTTTGGCTTTGGCATCCTCCCTTGCTTCTGCCTATGACCCTAGTCCTTTGCAAGACTTTTGTGTTGCAATTAACAACACCAATTCTGCTG TTTTTGtgaatggaaaattttgcaagGACCCAACACTTGTCACAGCCaatgattttttcttctctggACTCAATATTCCTGGAAACACAGCTACAAATAAAGTCGGATCAAGTGTCAATCTTGTGAACGTCGATAAATTACCAGGTCTCAACACTCTAGGCATATCTTTGGCTCGCCTTGACTTTGCACCATATGGTTTGAATCCACCTCACACTCACCCTCGCGGAACTGAGCTTTTGGTTGTCATAGAGGGTACTCTCTTAGTTGGATTTGTCACATCCAATCCAAACAAACTCTTCACCAAAGTTCTAAACAAGGGAGACGTCTTTGTATTCCCTATTGGTCTCATTCACTTCCAATTCAACATAGGGCAGACCAATGCCGTTGCCTTTGCTGGTCTTAGCAGTCAGAATCCTGGGTTGATCACCATAGCAAACGCAGTCTTTGGATCTAATCCTCCAATCAATCCTGATGTTCTTGCCAAGGCCTTCCAGTTGGACAAGAATGTTGTTGAATATCTTCAGAAACAATTCTAG
- the LOC142625711 gene encoding germin-like protein subfamily 1 member 7 — MKKVVSYLVTVALLALASSLASAYDPSPLQDFCVAINNTNSAVFVNGKFCKDPTLVTANDFFFSGLNIPGNTATNKVGSSVNLVNVDKLPGLNTLGISLARLDFAPYGLNPPHTHPRGTELLVVIEGTLLVGFVTSNPNKLFTKVLNKGDVFVFPIGLIHFQFNVGQTNAVAFAGLSSQNPGLITIANAVFGSSPPINPDVLAKAFQLDKNVVEYLQKQF, encoded by the exons ATGAAGAAAGTTGTTTCTTACCTTGTAACTGTGGCCCTTTTGGCTTTGGCATCCTCCCTTGCTTCTGCCTATGACCCTAGTCCTTTGCAAGACTTTTGTGTTGCAATTAACAACACCAATTCTGCTG TTTTTGTGAATGGGAAATTTTGCAAGGACCCAACACTTGTCACAGCCaatgattttttcttctccGGACTCAATATTCCTGGAAACACAGCTACAAATAAAGTCGGATCAAGTGTCAATCTTGTGAACGTCGATAAATTACCAGGTCTCAACACTCTAGGCATATCTTTGGCTCGCCTTGACTTTGCACCATATGGTTTGAATCCACCTCACACTCACCCACGCGGAACTGAGCTTTTGGTTGTCATAGAGGGTACTCTCTTAGTAGGATTTGTCACATCCAATCCAAACAAACTCTTCACCAAAGTTCTAAACAAGGGAGACGTCTTTGTATTCCCTATTGGTCTCATTCACTTCCAATTCAACGTGGGGCAGACCAATGCCGTTGCCTTTGCTGGTCTTAGCAGTCAGAATCCTGGGTTGATCACCATAGCAAATGCAGTCTTCGGATCTAGTCCTCCAATCAATCCTGATGTTCTTGCCAAGGCCTTCCAGTTGGACAAGAATGTTGTTGAATATCTTCAGAAACAATTCTAG